Genomic DNA from Manihot esculenta cultivar AM560-2 chromosome 15, M.esculenta_v8, whole genome shotgun sequence:
AAAGGGTTGTCCCCAAGAAACTTTGTGGGTATTTTTCATTTTCGAATTCTGCTGTTTCCTCATCTCCTCATGATGATTTTGATGTCGAATTGGGCCGACTCCTGGCGCTGCTGCCTGAGGAGATGAGAAGAAGAGTAAGCGAGCATCCGGAGCTCCATGACTTGGTTGAGGTGGTTATGGACGTGGGTCGGAGGCCACTCGCCAGGTTCCCATCTGGGGACTTTGTTTTATCGGATTGTCCGATTACACTACAGGATCTTGAGCACGCAACTTCACAGGTTTTTGCTTCTGGTTCTTGCTCGCCAAGTCTTTGTTAAAATGCTTTTGGCTTTATGATTTACTCTGTTGTTGGTGATATAGGTGTAGAGAGGGCTATTATGTAGTGTAATGATAAATTCAATAAACTTAATAAGTTTATCGAAAATTGGATAACCTTAAATATATATTGGATGAATAGCTTTAAACTTGTGTGTGACACTATTCATCTCACCAATCTTATCCATTTATGATAAACAATTATAGGAGTATGAATGCATTTTTCCATTTGATTATCTTATATTCACAAATGTAAATTCTGAGATTTTAGTTGAGCTCATCATCTTATTTAGCCACATTTGTGTCAAATGGAATTTTTGGttaattgtgaatttttttgtattttcatttttcattctcaTCAAACTGTCATATTGCAGGTTGGTGACTTTGCCATTGACAATCGAGCAGGCATCAGTCGGACATTGCACCGCATTAGTGCCATCAGAAATCGGAAGCATCAAATTATTGGCTTAACTTGTCGCGTTGGTCGGGCAATACCGGGCAGTGCTAGTTTACTGAGGGATTTGGTTCAAGTTGGGGCTTCTATTTTGCTTATTGGGCCTCCAGGGGTGGGAAAGACCACAATTATCAGGCTAGTGTGTCATATTTTTATTACagatcatatgctttcatgaattgtaccttttaaaatttattgcatATCACTTTATGCATTGAATTGTTGCACAATAAAAGAGCAGGGATTAGCTGTAGACTATCAGGTATACCCCGTTCTTGGCATCTAATTTGAAAATCTGCCCACTTTTTCCCAGTTTTTTTCACATCCTATATGGATTATTATATTAgacatatttattattttttttaataaaagaagaaTTTGTCATGGTAGAACAGAAGTTTCagtaaaatagagaaaaatataGATATTGGCTACTCCTTGGTTCATTGACAAAATTCTGGGATGCAGGGAAATAGCTCGAATGCTTGCAAATGATTACAAGAAACGAGTAATGATTGTTGACACTTCCAATGAGATCGGTGGGGATGGTGATATACCTCATGAAGGTATAGGTAATGCTCGCCGAATGCAAGTTCCCAATTCAGATATGCAACATAAGGTATGATCTGGAGGTATTCTGATGTCTCTTTGCTAATATCCGTTGACTCTGTTCATAAGATGAGGCTTGATAAACTAAAATTTGATTAATTGTGATTGTTGATGGTTTCAGAAGCACAACTATTGTTCCTCCTAGCATGTAGTTGATCAATAGGATATGCAAACCATATGAAGATTGAATTTATATGCCATCTATTATTCAAGCATTTGTcaataatgctaatgtttatagTTTTCTATATTCAGGTATTAATAGAAGCAGTAGAGAATCATATGCCCCAAGTGATAATTATAGATGAAATTGGCACAAAACTCGAAGCAATGGCTGCAAGTACAATTGCACAACGTGGGATTCAGTTAGTAGCTACTGCTCATGGAGTTACAATTGAAAATTTGATAGTTAATCCTTCTCTGGAAATGCTTGTTGGAGGAATACAGGTGAACGTCTCTTTTAACTGATAAAATTATAGCTGTTGTGTTAACATAGCCATCCCCTTTCTGTCATGTCAGGCAATAGTTTTCTTTACCTTAAGTTGTTTGAAAACCAACTACAAAGTATTATTTACAATTGACTTATTTGAAATTATAGAAATAGAACTTGAGTATGAAATTTGATTGAATATAATTGAATTCTGTAGGTTCATAGTTTTTAGATACATTAACATAATAagcttttctgtctaatttttttctttaaccaGCAACGCAAATTTACAAATTATGGTGTCCAGAAACCTATAATGGTACAGATGCCTGGAAACCTATTTGGTTATCCAAAACTGACTATCTTGACAAAATCTATCTCTGATATCAGTAGCCAAAGCCTGTCCATTATCCTCAAAATGAGCCCCTTATCAGAAAATACAGAGTCAATGGCCACAAGGGTAGTGATCCTTGTCAACTTCCATTAACTCACTGAGGTACCTCAGTGATTCCCCAAAGAAACACTGTTGCTTTTGAAGAATGTGGAAATTTTACCAATTCCAGTGAAAATTACCCTAATTATGCTGAAGTCCATAGAAGTGAAATTGTGGAGCAGAAACAGACTATTTTGTGTTCCAATCAAAATACTACCAATGCAGGGATTGTCCTTGATTTCTAAGATTTTAGCAGTCATGCAATATGCAAGCAACAACTTCTTTTCATTTCTACATTACAACCGTGTTTTAGAGTGTGACACTGGGGGATGAAGAAGCAAATAGGAGAGGAGTCCAGAAGACGGTGTTAGAGAGGAAAGGACCTTCAACATTTAGTTGTGCAGTGGAGATAATTTCAAAGAATGAGCTGCGTGTTCATCGTAGCCTAGAGTCAACAGTGGATGCCATTCTCTCAGGTACCTTAACCTTTGTATTTACTACttagtaaaagaaaataattattttccatGTTTTAATTTAACTGCTAAGGAGTTGAGGTTGGCTTGTTTTTCTAATCTATCCATTTGCTTGGTTTGCTGTCCCCCTTCTTATTGAAGGTCGTCCACCAACTTTTGAAGTTCGCAAGATGAATTCTCAGGGGTTAAAGGAAACTGTACAAGTGGAACCTTCTATTGACTCATCTGTTGAGAACAGAGATGCGATATCGTTTGAAGATCTCCGgatgaaagatgaaaggattgCTAGTAATGGGTTCATTTCTGCATCTCCTCTAAGTGAGGGTGAGAATTCTTTAAAAGATGAGACAACTATTCGCTTGTATGTTTATGGGGTAAGACATGCTCTCCTTTGACTTTGATTGATTTATCATTATAGTTATGGAGTTGATGTTAGCATTTGTCTAACTGCCACTTTGCTGCTTGTTTTTCTCTTATATTTTCAATGATGAACGAGAGTTATGTTGATTTCATTAATAACTCACATATAAACATGTAGCATATCCAGCTaccaaaaaaaaagaagctaaCTTTAGGGCTATTCTTGTACTTGGTATTGTATTTAAGCTACTTTCTTGATTTAAAAAACTCTGATGCAGAATTCAACAGAGATATCTTGTGAAAGGAAAAAGGTGACAAACACTCTTAAATGTCGTCATCTTTTTGCCCCTCATTCAGAGTTGTAATATGGTCAAGGATTTTAAATAGTACTGGGTATTGCATGTGAAGGTATGATACTTACCTCATTGTTAACAAGAAGTGAATGAGGCTGCTTGGCCAGCTGAATctcaaaatgattttttttaagttgGTTTTATTAACATCCCAATTAGTTATAATACCATATTTGGACTAATGAATTATGAATGTCACAAAATTTTGAGAAATCCATTTGGATTCTACACTTTCATGTTTGGAACCAgaaagaaattatttatttcatgatTTCAGTTGTGGAGCTCaacatgattaaattaatttctattaaaataGGTAGAATTTTCTAATTCTACAAATTCCCTGAGTTCTTATGACCTTAAACATAATAGAAGAAAGAATGGTGGCGCTTTGCATCAGCTAGTTAAAGTTCTAATTACCGTCTCCGAAATTTTTCttctgtagaaagataatattttgttgttgtatttcacaatagagattacaatctatttatacacgAGAGACGATAtttaaacaggaaggaaaatctagtttataattatacaatcctaagattaagcaactgatccatctatcaatatttacctcctatattaatatatttactacctataacactccctctcaagttggagcataaatgttaatcatgtccaacttgttacatatataatcaatttcaGCCATAAAGACAACAAACCCAAgacaatcaaaataaacaaaagatCAGAAGAACAGAACCcgtgaacagtactcgtgaacagtacccgatgaaGCCGAATGTCTCCAAATATTACCTTTTATGGATAACCCCGATGAACAAAGTCCcgagtctccaaatgttaccctttatgggtaatccAAATAAACAGAGCCCTAAATCTTCAAATATTATATGGGTAATCCGGTTGAACAGAGTTCTAAGTCtctaaatgttaccctttatgagtaaccaaaatgaacagagccctaagtctccaaatattGCCCTTTATAGATAACCCAACTGAACAGAGTCCTAAGTCTCAATGTGTTACCCTTTGTgaggtaacccaaatgaacagagctgTAAGTCTCCAAACGTTACCCTTTATTGATAATCCAAATAAACAGAGTCCTAAGTCTCCGAGCGTTACCCTTTattggtaacccaaatgaacagagccctaagtctctaaACGTTACCCTTTATTGGTAAGCCAAATGTATAGAGTCCTAAATTTCTAAACGTTAccctccaaatgttaccctttattggTAACCCAAATAAATAGAGTCCTAAGTTTTCAAATGTTActatggataacccaaatgaacagtaTCAAAAAACGCCTCCACCCAACACTCAAACGGCAAATGAATCAAAAATCTGAGAAGGGGCTGCAAGGCGACTTTAGGTGGACGGTGAGAGATAAATATTACCCTAGATGGATAACACAAAAAAtaggagccctaagtctccaaaaaaaaaaatcaatctctAATAAGGCTCCGATACCAtgtagaaaaataatattttgttgttgttgtatttcacaataaagattacaatctatttatacacgAGAGACgatatctaaataggaaggaaaatcaaatttatgattatacaatcctaagattaagcaactgatccatctatcaatatttacttcctatattaacatatttactacCTATAACATCTTCCACAAGATCGAGCCCtctttttatgttaaaaaatgtAGCAGTATTTTTCTTGTCAGTTGAAGCTTATATAATGTTTATTGTTGGCAATTGTGATACTTGTACATGTTAAGAAATACTGGAATGAGAACTTACAGAATGAGCAGTTATTCTAGATACTGGAGGCAAGTGTGATTCAAGTGATCAATCAGTTGAAAATGGATACTGCAGTTCAATTAACTGATAATATAAGCGAGGCAGATGCACTACTTGCCTTGCAGTCCAAGCTCAAGAAGAATTCGGGGATTCAAGCTGCTGCTAAATCTCATGACATTCCCATATATGTGACAAAGGTTTATATCAATGATTTCTTTTTTGGTCTCGGAAGTCATTGCTTATAATCAATTAACCCTGAAATTGTTCTCCCCTCTCACCCCACTGTAGACAAGCTCATTGGTGCAGATAACAAAGGTCATAAAGGAGTTGGCTAGTGATTGTGCTAATGGATTGAAGGATTCTGGATCCGAAGAAAGTGCAAAATCATCAGAGAAGACTGATGCCCTAGAAGTaagatttgaatttcttttttcagGATTCTTTTTTATCTCTATTATCTATTTATATTCAGCTGAATAGCATTAACTATTCTACccatggttttaaatcgcgGTCGCGGCCACGTTCGCGGTCGTGGTCGCGGGTAACGGAAATAGACCTATAACGGCCATAACGTAACGGTAACGGCCTGGCGCTacgcaaattttttaaaaaaatttgcaaagttcataaataaaatgatattgattagatttaatttggaacaatgtatacaaatgcataataaacataaatatataaaatatagattatttaacttaagttaaacatcatatagtttaaaataagaaaaatcaacataatctttatagattgagtaaactaatagctcaaagtataattttaactcaaaactaacactttaatccacaaaaatttacaaaaaaaaaaaggaaaaaaaacaataattaaaaactaaaatagctaaaatttaactaactttttagaagaaataagcttgGAAATAGAGTAGTTTATAATGGATCTAAGTTTATATGAGAAATATGCAAGgaagattgaaatttgaaagagaaagggaagagaaaacttaaaaaatatagtctTTAAAGCTGCCAAAAAATATACaaactaatgaaaatgagaatagggagcaaaaaataaaagatgtaaaagaattttaattattggtaacggccgttaccgttACATAACGGTCGGTAACGACCGTTACCGTTACGTAACGgccgtaacggccgttacgcaTGCAAATCAGGAGGGGCCGTTATATAACGGGATAACGGGTAACGGCCCCCCCAAAACCCGTTacataacggccgttacgtaACGTAACGGc
This window encodes:
- the LOC110601856 gene encoding protein SEEDLING PLASTID DEVELOPMENT 1 isoform X1; translated protein: MLIHFTEGTSSALFSRQTQMLRFFSLLQIPQIPLLTQFPHQASLSKFPFRAIHFSPNSFDQRVVPKKLCGYFSFSNSAVSSSPHDDFDVELGRLLALLPEEMRRRVSEHPELHDLVEVVMDVGRRPLARFPSGDFVLSDCPITLQDLEHATSQVGDFAIDNRAGISRTLHRISAIRNRKHQIIGLTCRVGRAIPGSASLLRDLVQVGASILLIGPPGVGKTTIIREIARMLANDYKKRVMIVDTSNEIGGDGDIPHEGIGNARRMQVPNSDMQHKVLIEAVENHMPQVIIIDEIGTKLEAMAASTIAQRGIQLVATAHGVTIENLIVNPSLEMLVGGIQSVTLGDEEANRRGVQKTVLERKGPSTFSCAVEIISKNELRVHRSLESTVDAILSGRPPTFEVRKMNSQGLKETVQVEPSIDSSVENRDAISFEDLRMKDERIASNGFISASPLSEGENSLKDETTIRLYVYGILEASVIQVINQLKMDTAVQLTDNISEADALLALQSKLKKNSGIQAAAKSHDIPIYVTKTSSLVQITKVIKELASDCANGLKDSGSEESAKSSEKTDALEEARIAVEQVVIARGESIELLPRSSHIISLQMDFIQKYKLQSEKIGREPDVRLRILPYQARLDEGRKSSETVGTGSSFDDFLGTSGELNGSLNIVGRLPLLPD
- the LOC110601856 gene encoding protein SEEDLING PLASTID DEVELOPMENT 1 isoform X2, which encodes MLIHFTEGTSSALFSRQTQMLRFFSLLQIPQIPLLTQFPHQASLSKFPFRAIHFSPNSFDQRVVPKKLCGYFSFSNSAVSSSPHDDFDVELGRLLALLPEEMRRRVSEHPELHDLVEVVMDVGRRPLARFPSGDFVLSDCPITLQDLEHATSQVGDFAIDNRAGISRTLHRISAIRNRKHQIIGLTCRVGRAIPGSASLLRDLVQVGASILLIGPPGVGKTTIIREIARMLANDYKKRVMIVDTSNEIGGDGDIPHEGIGNARRMQVPNSDMQHKVLIEAVENHMPQVIIIDEIGTKLEAMAASTIAQRGIQLVATAHGVTIENLIVNPSLEMLVGGIQSVTLGDEEANRRGVQKTVLERKGPSTFSCAVEIISKNELRVHRSLESTVDAILSGRPPTFEVRKMNSQGLKETVQVEPSIDSSVENRDAISFEDLRMKDERIASNGFISASPLSEGENSLKDETTIRLYVYGILEASVIQVINQLKMDTAVQLTDNISEADALLALQSKLKKNSGIQAAAKSHDIPIYVTKTSSLVQITKVIKELASDCANGLKDSGSEESAKSSEKTDALEEARIAVEQVVIARGESIELLPRSSHIISLQMDFIQKYKLQSEKIGREPDVRLRILPYQARLDEGRKSSETVGTGSSFDDFLGTSGELNGSLNIVGRGILSY